AAGTTGCTCCACCTTCTCTTCGATCAGGCCGTATCTGGGATCCCGAGTGCGCACGTGCGACGCAAAGCGAAGGAACCGGTGAGACAATTTATACTGATTTCCGTCCTGGTATAGGTATCCCATCGCCTCGAGTGTCTTCAGGTAGCGGTGTGTGGTGCTTCGTGCCAGATTGACTTCGGCTGCGGCATCTGTTAACCGGAGTCCGTTATGCTCTTCTATCGTTTCGAGTATGTGGAAGGCCCGCTCAACGCCTTTCACTGGGTTCTTGGCCTGTGTTTGTTCCGCCATCACACACCACACATATACATTCGCCCATATTATTGTTTCGAATACTCGAATTATTGACGTGGCATGAACGAGAGCGGCTCTGGGCATCTCTTTCCGGGTCTCCCTGGGGTGTGTACCTTCTGAATAGAACGAAAACCCAGTTTCACCGGTGTCGTAATCGGGGCGAGATATCGCCGTATGATTCCTCAGCAAACGTTTAAATAGCCCGACATGGATGGGGGTGTTGAATGTCACTATGACAAATAGACGCGCGATTCTCAAAACCGCAGGTGTGCTCGGGACAGGGTGTCTCGCAGGCTGTCTCGGTGGGGACAGCGACGGGGAGTCGATTCGCCCCGTTGCTATCGAGGAGTGGCCGCCAGAATCATACAACAACGAACTCAATACCTGGAACTGGTACGCCGAGTGGAACGAATGGGGGACCGAAGCGTTTGCCGAGGAGTACGATCTCGATAGCTACTCCACTGAGACATACGCGTCACCCGGTGATTGGTTTACCAATCTCCAGTCGAATCCGGAGAATCACGGAATCGATCAAATCGGTGCCTTCTCCGAATGGCAGTATCGGGCCGTTGAAGAGGACCTGTTAGAACCGATTCCTATCGATATGATGCCGAACGTAGAGATTCCCGACCAGTACCTCGACGTCCACCGGGAGCAGTTCTGGAGCGACGACGGTGCAGGTGGACTCTACGGTATCCCTCACTCAATCGTGATCAGCCCGATCGTCATGTACAACACGGAGGAATTGCAGGACCCAGGCGAATCGATCGACATCCTCTGGGACGAGGAGTTTGCCGACGAAATCTCCATGATCGCTCACCAACCAGCGATCCTCTGTGAGGCTGGTGCACTTTACACCGGTCAGGATCCGACCGATCCGGACGATTTCGAAGAGATTCAGGAGGTACTCGAACAACAGCGCGACCTCGTGTTCACCTACGCCGATGACCACCAGACACAGATGCAACTCGTGATGAGCGGTGATGCAACGCTCGGTTCACACATGGACGGCCGAGCGTTCAGGGCGATATACAACCATGGCGGTGACGTCGACTGGTTTATTCCGGAGGAGGGTGCGACCTGGGGGACGGATACGCTCGTTATCCCGAAAAACGCGCCAAACCCGGTTACGAGCACGATGTATCTGGACTACCTCTTCAGCGACGAAGGGATGGAGCAGCTGATCGACACGTCCCTGTATCGTCCACCGGTTGCCAACGACGAATTCACTGACGGTGAACTCGGAGAGATAATTCGCGAAAACTGGACCGACGAGTGGGAGAAAGAAGGCGATGCCGAGGACTTCATCGACGACCTCGTGTTGACAGAAGAAACAATGGACAATCTGTACCACAACTGGCCCCGTTCAGACGAAGTCATCGAGCGATACGACGAGATCTGGACGGCAGTTACCGCGGGATAAACATTAATGCCCCACGACAACAAATAGCAAAGAGAGCCATGTCAATTGTATCAATTCAAGACCTACGGAAGGAATTTGGCGACGTTATCGCCGTCGAGGGTGCCAACTTCGACATCGAAGAGGGTGAGTTCGTCTCTGTCCTGGGACCGAGCGGTTCAGGCAAGTCGACGATTCTTCGAATGATCGCCGGATTCGAGTCGCCGACGAGTGGTTCGATCGAGATTCTCGGAGATGATGTCGTCGGGATGGCACCGTTCGAACGTGAAGTGAACATGGTGTTCCAGGATCTGGCGCTGTTTCCCCACCTGACAGTTTCTGAGAACATCAGATACGGGCTGCAACAGCGAGGTGTCCCAAAGGACGAACAGCAGCGTCGAACCACGGAGATGCTCGAAATCGTCGACCTCGTGGGCTACGACGATCGAAATATCGACCAGTTGAGCGGCGGGGAGCAACAACGTGTTGCGCTCGCGAGGGCACTGGTCAACGAACCGAGTGTCGTGTTGTTCGACGAGCCGCTTGCCTCGCTCGACCGCAAACTCCGCCAGCGGATGCAGTTCGAACTCCAGCAGATCCAGGAGGAGACCGGCATTACGTTCCTGTACGTGACCCACGACCAGGAAGTGGCGATGTCGGTCTCCGACCGCATGGTCGTCCTGAACGAAGGACAAATCGAGCAGATCGGAACGCCCGAAGAGATCTACCGCGATCCAGAATCGCAGTTCGTTGCGCAGTTCATCGGCGACCTGAACTCGGTGTACTCAGAAGTTGTCGCAATGGACGACGATGCGGTCGAAGTGCAACTAAACGGGCGACCGATTCAGGTGCCAGTAACTGAAACGGAGGACGTCGCACCCGACGTCGAGACGGTCGACATCGGCGTTCGACCGCAGAACGTCCAGCTGCAGCAAGCCTCCTCGACTGGAGACGGAACCGCGTTCGAGGTGGGCGGGACAGTGAGAAATCGGATGTACCGTGGAGACAACATCGCATATATCGTCGACACGGAGGACGAAGAGTTCCTCGTGATTGAACAACAGGAACACGAGACAGGATCCGAGTTCAGTATCGGGGAGGATGTCTACGTGCAGTGGAAGACCGACGACTGTCTCATATTCCCTGGAAAGGAGGCTGTGTAGGATGGCAACAAAAACCGAACAGTCGACGATAAACGAATACTCGCAGTCGGTCCTCAAGTACATCCGTGACCGACCACGGCTGCGAGTGTTGTTACTGGTGGGACCGACGGTCGGGCTCCTGGTGGCGTTCGTCATCGTCCCAGTGCTAATCATGCTCTGGTATGCGTTCCTCACTGGGCTGCCGCCGGCCGACTACACACTGGAGAACTTCGCCCGGATCTTCGATCCGCTCTACCTCGGGATCATCTGGGATACGTTCCTGATCGCCACGGGGACGACAATTTTCACCGTGGCGCTCGGCTACACGCTTGCGTACAGTATGGTCCGATTCTCCACAAAGACGACGGTACTGCTGTTGCTCGTCATTCTTCCGTTCTGGACCAACTACATCGTTCGCATGTATGCCTGGATCAACATCCTGCAAGCGGATGGTGTTCTCAACTGGGCGTTGAATAGCGTCGGCATCGTCGAGGGTTCCCAGCGATTCATGTTCTCGCATGAGGCTGTGCTCGTCGGACTGATATACGTCTGGCTGCCACTGGCGGTCCTGCCGTTCTACGCGTCGATAAAGACGATGGACGAGGACCTCATCGAAGCAGCGAAAGACCTCGGTGCCGGGCCGCTAAAGGCGTTCTTCACCGTCACGCTGCCGATGACAAAGAACGGTATCTACGCTGGCCTGATTCTGGTCGCTGTGCCGGCGTTCGGTGCGTTCGTTACCCCGGCACTGCTGGGTGGAACGGGATCGGTGATGATCGGTATGGTGATCGATAACCAGTTCAACCAGGCTTTCAACTGGAACTTCGGTGCGGCACTCGGTGTGTTCCTCACGCTCGTCGTGCTCGCATCACTGCTGCTCGCCGTACTCGCTGGTGTTGAAGACAAGATCCTGAAACGCCCCGAAACTGAAGGTGAGACATAATGAATATTAACACTGTGATCGGTCCAGTCGAACGGTTCCTCGAAGACCACGGGAAGCGGGTCGGATTCCTCATCTTGCTCCCGCTGTTCCTGTTCCTGTGGCTCCCGATCATCGTCGTTGCGTTCATGTCGTTTGCAGATAGTGTGTTGGTCTTCCCACCGGAGAATTTCACGCTCGAGTTCTACCATATCTTCCTCGATAACAGCCAGGCGTGGTCGGCGATCTTCACCTCGCTACAGGTGAGTCTCGTTGCGACGCCGATCGCCGTCGCGTTGGCGATCATGTACTCGTACGCGTTCTCCAAGTACGACTTCCCGGGGAAGGGCGTGATCACAGTCCTCATCGCCTTCCCACTGGTCGTTCCGCTGATCGTCGTCGGTATCGCACTGACACTGTTGTTCGGTATGTTCGGCGGCACCGGCTCGTACTGGGAGGTCGTTATCGCACACGTCGTTCGTATCCTGCCGTTCGCGGCGCTCATTATCCTCCCGTCGTTCCTCTCGTTCGATACGACACTGGAGGAAGCATCGAAGGATCTCGGAGCGAACTCGATTACGACGTTCCGTCGGGTGACACTGCCCAATATTCTGCCGGGGGTCATCGCCGGCGGCTTGCTCGCGTTTACGATGTCGTTCAACGAGTTCGTCTACACGTACTTCGTCCGCGGTACCGGTATGGAGACGCTTCCGGTGTACCTCTGGGGTCGAATCGAACACACCATGTCACCAGAAATCAACGTCATCAGTATTGTGTTCCTGGCGGTCGCATTGCTCATGGTTGCAGTGGCAGTCCTGATTACCGACGTCGAACGGATTGCGATCCGCTAGCAGCGGTCTCCTCTTTTTTCGGCTCGACGATCCTCTTTCATCACTCCTGGTATGTACTTACGGAGTGAGTGTCATTCTCACCCGAATGCTTAACTGATGATGGGAGAAACGTAGTCATGGTTACAGCATGGTACACCGACGGAACGTACTGAAAGGAGCTGGGGCGATCAGTGTCGCGGGTATGGCCGGTTGTCTCGGGGGAGACGATGGAGAGTATACGAGACCGGTGGAGATCGATTTCGACGACTGGCCACCGGAGGAGTACGGCGACAGCCTTCACGCCTGGAACTGGTACGGTGAGTGGAACGAGTGGGGGGCAGAGAATTTCGCCGAGGAGTACGATCTCAGCAGTTACGAGACAGAGGTGTACGCAACGCCATCGGACTGGTTTACGAATATCCAGGCAAATCCTGACAATCACGGGATTGATCACGTCGGACTCAGCACCGAGTGGATTCACCGCGTGAATCAAGAAGATGCCCTCGAGCCGATCCCGGTCGACGAGTTACCGAACGTCGACGTGGCCGACCAGTATATGGATCTCCACCGGGAACACTTCGGGAGCGACGACGGCGTCGGCGGCGTGTATGCCGTCCCGCATGCCATCGTGCTCGGTCCGGTCGTGGTGTACAATACGAACGAAATCCAGGACCCGCCGGAGTCGATCGACATCCTCTGGGACGAGGAGTACGCTGATGAAATTTCGATGATGGCACACCTCAGCGGCTTCCTCTGTGAAGCCGGAGCCCTCTATACCGGCCAGGATCCGAACGATCCGGACGACTTCGAAGAGATCCGGGAGGTACTCGAGCAACAGCGCGATCTCGTCTTCAACTACGCCGACGAACACGAAACACAGATGCAGTTGCTCATGAGCGGCGACGCGTCTCTCGGCACGCATACCGATGGCCGGGCGTTCAGGGCAATGTACAACCACGGCGCCGACGTCGACTGGTTTATCCCCGAGGAAGGGACCGTTGTCGGTCCAAACGAAGTCGCGATTCCGACAGGTGGTCCGAATCCAATCACGAGCACGATGTACACGGACTACCTGTTCACAGACGAGGGCATGGAGAAACTCGTCGAGACGACCGTCTATCGGCCGCCGATGGAGAACGAAGCGTTCACCGACGGCGAGTTCGGCGATACCATTCGCGACAAGTGGGACGACGAGTGGGAGAAAGAAGGCGATGCCGAGGACTTTATCGACGACCTCGTCATCACTGAAGACGAACTCGAGCGCTCCTATGATGCCTGGCCACGGTCGGACGACGTCATCGAACGGTACGATGAAATCTGGACGGAGATCACGACGGGCTAATGAAATCCCGGGCTGGAACCACGATAAAACACCACCGCCTCACAGCAGCCACGACCGGAGAGTGTTCTCCCACCCAACGGAGCCTTCCCACTACTCCGCCAGGGGCCGACGGAATCGAACACGTGACGCTGCGTTTTCGAGCGAGTTGGTCAGACATGTCGGTTACAGCTCTTCGTGCGGTCCCTCGGGAATCGTTCGGAGGCGCTCCTCTCAGCAGTCCGTCTCGAGTGCCACCCATAGTTGACCGGCAGTAGAGTGAACTTCTGAATGGTATTCAAGCTGAATGCTTCGCTGACAACTCACAAAGTAGATGTATCGGTAGCGCGGTTCGTTCCCCCGTCTGTGTCTCGAAGTCGGATCCCGTGAATAGAGCGGGCAGCTTCGAACGATAGTGTAGCATCAGTGAAAAACACGGTCGCATCGGCGTTGGGTTTCTCTTGCAGTCCCGTACAGAGCGCCGTGAGATGTGCAGTTATTCGCGCCAAATGATGCTGATTATTCGCATTTGGATCGGTTCCAGCGTCCAACAGTAACGCCAATTGTCGAATTGGATCACGGCTTCGTCGACCACGCTGTGACTCGATCGTTTGTTCGTCATCAGTTGTGGCTCCGTTTCGCATCCAGCACTGAGTGATCGAATACGCCACTCGATGCCGAGCTTTCTATGAGAAAAACAGTATGTGGATCTGGTAGTTTGTTGGACGGAGCTGGATGACCGTCTCGGTTTGATCGACGTTGGTTCTCACTCTCCACACTTTCTTGTGCCTCTCTCCTCCCCTCCGAAAGGCGGGTACATTCGGGTATGGAAACCGTGATACTACCGCCTCGTTCCTTCAGGGTCCAGCCGAACGGCGAGGGATGAACGGCAGGTCGTCGTTTACTGGCAGATGTCAATCTATCCACGTAGTGCGGCTCCAGATGTGGGGAATTATATGGTTATTGTTACTCATACGCCACTTTAGACTGCAGTCCTATTCCCGCCGGATACGTGGTTATGACTGTCTGCTGTCGACTCGACGACGCAAGAAAGCTATTGGTTATAGCCTTCAGTGTCAGACATCCGACTATGACTGTATTCGTATTCTGTATACGACACCTTGACTTCACCCATGTACTATGGTAACATTCACCTCAATTCTAAATAGATGCACCGAAAACCACCGATGTGGATACCCATGGTACATCGACGCAACATACTCAAAGGTGCAGCAGGGGTTGGGTTAGCTAGCCTTGCCGGTTGCCTCGGCGGGGACAACGGCGGTGTAGACACTCGCCCGATCGAAATCGACTTCGACGACTGGCCGCCGGAGGAGTACGGCGACAGCCTTCACGCCTGGAACTGGTACGCCGAGTGGAACGAGTGGGGTGCCGAGGCGTTCGCCGAGGAGTACGACCTGAACAACTTCGAAACAGAGGCGTACTCGACGCCAGCGGACTGGTTCACGAACATCGAAGCGAACCCGGAGGGCCACGACATCGACAACGTCGGCCTCAGCACGAACTGGATCCACGAGGCGAACGAGCAGGATATGCTGGAACCGATTCCGGTCGACGAGATGCCGAACGTCGACGTCATCGACGACTATTTCGACCTCCACCGGGAGGAGTTCTGGAGCGACGAAGGAGTCGGCGGCGTGTACGGCGTTCCCCACTCGATCGTGCTCGGGCCGGTCGTGGTGTACAACACCAACGAAATCGAGGACCCCACGGAATCGATCGAGATCCTCTGGGATGAGGAGTATGCCGACGAGATGTCGATCTTCGCCCACCAAGCGGGGTTCTTCTGTGAACTCGGTGCCCTCTACACCGGCCAGGACCCGAACGACCCCGACGACTTCGAGGAGATACAGGAGGTACTCGAGCAACAGCGTGATCTCGTGTTCAACTACGGCGACGAACACGAAACGCAGATGCAGTTGCTCATGAGCGGCGATGCAGCCATCGGGACGCACACGGACGGTCGAGCGTTCAGGGCGATGTACGACCACGACGGCGACGTCGACTGGTTCATTCCCGAGGAGGGATCGGTTATCTCGCCGAACGAACTCGCGATTCCGAAACATGCCCCACACCCCGTCGTCAGCACCATGTTCACCGACTTCATGTTCCGAGATGAAAGTCTGGAGAAGATGGTCGAGACGACGGTGTACCGCCCACCGCTGGAAAACGAGGAGTTTACCGACGGCGAACTCGGCCAGGCGATTCGCGAGAACTGGGACGACTGGGGCAAAACCGGCGACCCGGAGGACTTCATCGATGATCTCGTGATCACCGATGACGAGATGGATCGCCTCCACCCCAACTGGCCCCGTTCGGACGAGGTTATCGAACGGTACGACGAGATCTGGACCGCGGTTACCGCGGGGTGACCCGTCACAGGGTACGCCACTTGGTTGGCCCAGGATAGGCGGTCGTGGAATAACTGTGGCTCGAACTGAACGAGCGAACACGACCGTCTCGAGTGACTGCTGCACGCGAGTACGCAGGCGCTCGAACAGACTCGCCCCACTCGGCCATCGCGCAGCGAACGATTGAGGACCGCGGGACGCCGGTCAACGGCGACGATGTGTGTCTGTGACATCACTACACTTATACGCATCTCGACGAACGTGGCGGACGAGTAATGCGCTGGCAGTATCGAACGACAGTTCTCGTTCTCTGCCTGCTCGCGTTCTTCGTGACCTATTTCGCGCGCATGGCGATCAGCCCGGTCATCCCGTTTATCGTCGAGGACTTCGACGTCTCAAACACACAGATCGGATTCGCCCTGTCCGGCATGTGGCTCGCCTACGGCCTCTCGCAGTTCCCGAGCGGCGTCCTCGGCGACCGGTACGGGGAGAAACCGGTGATCCTCCTCGCCGTTGGCGGCACGGCGATCGCGAGCCTGTTGCTGGCGTTCGCACCGGTGTTTCCCGTGTTCGTGCTCTTCGCTGTCCTCCTCGGGTTGGTCGCTGGGCTTCACTACGCCGTCGCGACGACGCTCCTGTCGCGAACGTACGACGAACTCGGACGCGCGGTGGGAATCCACTCGATCGGCGGTCCGCTCGCCGGCCTGGTCGCGCCCGTCGCGGCGGCCTGGGTCGGCGTCCGATTTGGCTGGCGGCCAGCAGTCGCGCTCGCGCTCGCCGTCGGCCTCCCTGTCTTCGCAGTGTTCGCCTGGCGGGTGCGCCAGACCGAGCCACGACGGCCCGACCAGCCGATGCGCGAGCGGTTTGAACCCGGTGCGCTTCTCGAACTCGTCTCGCGACCGGCGGTCGCCTTTACGCTCGTGATCGCCATGCTCGGCACGTTCATCGTCCAGGGTCTGCTCACGTTCCTCCCGACGTTTCTGATCGAGTACCACCGC
The DNA window shown above is from Natrialba magadii ATCC 43099 and carries:
- a CDS encoding IclR family transcriptional regulator; the protein is MTFNTPIHVGLFKRLLRNHTAISRPDYDTGETGFSFYSEGTHPRETRKEMPRAALVHATSIIRVFETIIWANVYVWCVMAEQTQAKNPVKGVERAFHILETIEEHNGLRLTDAAAEVNLARSTTHRYLKTLEAMGYLYQDGNQYKLSHRFLRFASHVRTRDPRYGLIEEKVEQLAQETGELVQFIIAEHGQAIYVLQATGENGVQINTKIGKSDPVHTTAAGKAILSTWSRDEVSEFIDTYGLAKLTSQSITTEAELFDELDQVRAQGYSVNNQENVEGLKAVSVPITGAGENTLGALSVSGPTHRMKGDWFTGELPDLLLGISNELELNFRYLEKMDSK
- a CDS encoding ABC transporter substrate-binding protein, with the translated sequence MTNRRAILKTAGVLGTGCLAGCLGGDSDGESIRPVAIEEWPPESYNNELNTWNWYAEWNEWGTEAFAEEYDLDSYSTETYASPGDWFTNLQSNPENHGIDQIGAFSEWQYRAVEEDLLEPIPIDMMPNVEIPDQYLDVHREQFWSDDGAGGLYGIPHSIVISPIVMYNTEELQDPGESIDILWDEEFADEISMIAHQPAILCEAGALYTGQDPTDPDDFEEIQEVLEQQRDLVFTYADDHQTQMQLVMSGDATLGSHMDGRAFRAIYNHGGDVDWFIPEEGATWGTDTLVIPKNAPNPVTSTMYLDYLFSDEGMEQLIDTSLYRPPVANDEFTDGELGEIIRENWTDEWEKEGDAEDFIDDLVLTEETMDNLYHNWPRSDEVIERYDEIWTAVTAG
- a CDS encoding ABC transporter ATP-binding protein; this translates as MSIVSIQDLRKEFGDVIAVEGANFDIEEGEFVSVLGPSGSGKSTILRMIAGFESPTSGSIEILGDDVVGMAPFEREVNMVFQDLALFPHLTVSENIRYGLQQRGVPKDEQQRRTTEMLEIVDLVGYDDRNIDQLSGGEQQRVALARALVNEPSVVLFDEPLASLDRKLRQRMQFELQQIQEETGITFLYVTHDQEVAMSVSDRMVVLNEGQIEQIGTPEEIYRDPESQFVAQFIGDLNSVYSEVVAMDDDAVEVQLNGRPIQVPVTETEDVAPDVETVDIGVRPQNVQLQQASSTGDGTAFEVGGTVRNRMYRGDNIAYIVDTEDEEFLVIEQQEHETGSEFSIGEDVYVQWKTDDCLIFPGKEAV
- a CDS encoding ABC transporter permease; the protein is MATKTEQSTINEYSQSVLKYIRDRPRLRVLLLVGPTVGLLVAFVIVPVLIMLWYAFLTGLPPADYTLENFARIFDPLYLGIIWDTFLIATGTTIFTVALGYTLAYSMVRFSTKTTVLLLLVILPFWTNYIVRMYAWINILQADGVLNWALNSVGIVEGSQRFMFSHEAVLVGLIYVWLPLAVLPFYASIKTMDEDLIEAAKDLGAGPLKAFFTVTLPMTKNGIYAGLILVAVPAFGAFVTPALLGGTGSVMIGMVIDNQFNQAFNWNFGAALGVFLTLVVLASLLLAVLAGVEDKILKRPETEGET
- a CDS encoding ABC transporter permease — its product is MNINTVIGPVERFLEDHGKRVGFLILLPLFLFLWLPIIVVAFMSFADSVLVFPPENFTLEFYHIFLDNSQAWSAIFTSLQVSLVATPIAVALAIMYSYAFSKYDFPGKGVITVLIAFPLVVPLIVVGIALTLLFGMFGGTGSYWEVVIAHVVRILPFAALIILPSFLSFDTTLEEASKDLGANSITTFRRVTLPNILPGVIAGGLLAFTMSFNEFVYTYFVRGTGMETLPVYLWGRIEHTMSPEINVISIVFLAVALLMVAVAVLITDVERIAIR
- a CDS encoding ABC transporter substrate-binding protein, encoding MVHRRNVLKGAGAISVAGMAGCLGGDDGEYTRPVEIDFDDWPPEEYGDSLHAWNWYGEWNEWGAENFAEEYDLSSYETEVYATPSDWFTNIQANPDNHGIDHVGLSTEWIHRVNQEDALEPIPVDELPNVDVADQYMDLHREHFGSDDGVGGVYAVPHAIVLGPVVVYNTNEIQDPPESIDILWDEEYADEISMMAHLSGFLCEAGALYTGQDPNDPDDFEEIREVLEQQRDLVFNYADEHETQMQLLMSGDASLGTHTDGRAFRAMYNHGADVDWFIPEEGTVVGPNEVAIPTGGPNPITSTMYTDYLFTDEGMEKLVETTVYRPPMENEAFTDGEFGDTIRDKWDDEWEKEGDAEDFIDDLVITEDELERSYDAWPRSDDVIERYDEIWTEITTG
- a CDS encoding ABC transporter substrate-binding protein is translated as MVHRRNILKGAAGVGLASLAGCLGGDNGGVDTRPIEIDFDDWPPEEYGDSLHAWNWYAEWNEWGAEAFAEEYDLNNFETEAYSTPADWFTNIEANPEGHDIDNVGLSTNWIHEANEQDMLEPIPVDEMPNVDVIDDYFDLHREEFWSDEGVGGVYGVPHSIVLGPVVVYNTNEIEDPTESIEILWDEEYADEMSIFAHQAGFFCELGALYTGQDPNDPDDFEEIQEVLEQQRDLVFNYGDEHETQMQLLMSGDAAIGTHTDGRAFRAMYDHDGDVDWFIPEEGSVISPNELAIPKHAPHPVVSTMFTDFMFRDESLEKMVETTVYRPPLENEEFTDGELGQAIRENWDDWGKTGDPEDFIDDLVITDDEMDRLHPNWPRSDEVIERYDEIWTAVTAG
- a CDS encoding MFS transporter, coding for MRWQYRTTVLVLCLLAFFVTYFARMAISPVIPFIVEDFDVSNTQIGFALSGMWLAYGLSQFPSGVLGDRYGEKPVILLAVGGTAIASLLLAFAPVFPVFVLFAVLLGLVAGLHYAVATTLLSRTYDELGRAVGIHSIGGPLAGLVAPVAAAWVGVRFGWRPAVALALAVGLPVFAVFAWRVRQTEPRRPDQPMRERFEPGALLELVSRPAVAFTLVIAMLGTFIVQGLLTFLPTFLIEYHRYSATVASAAFSAFFVVRAVGQFLLGELSDRYGRDLAIGTAMLAGTVGLFGLVAGSERVAIGVGLLLIGLGSSFFAALDPRFLDQFDATEQGAGFGLVRTFYTVIGSAGSVGVGLLADLFGWGPSFLVLAGLFSITFLALVTNWAFDLGY